One stretch of Halobacillus litoralis DNA includes these proteins:
- a CDS encoding MvaI/BcnI family restriction endonuclease, which yields MEFFKEDSIEDVFCKVLTKNDDSGRHGVLIPVYAYHLFPDFINFNPEDKQNYEARIVTHWKESTGWEKKESKWKHYHRYPERRMTSLSPELLNNKKDGTILVFGKYRDKFEYECHIIPPSSEHYDQVIDLFGLNYLNNRVEGSALLPFEEIFHSTSNKKIFEELMSKIQKVNEKGYIQSQKKGDTAVGFTFEEELGIKSNSNKNPDFKGIEIKCGRSRQIKQKRRASTGKQTLFSLVPNWGILSSRRDLVEEYGKYDPIKERTGLYCTIKLTGNSYDWKLDIDDTEQKIYLCNEGKRVVHYNMSDLKDALEKKHGETVFVTAHAKNNREGIESFHYDSVVHCREVQFKEFINLIKENQVGIDFAIHKKNGKVRDHGFLWRLENKKYLLRLFRYVREVM from the coding sequence ATGGAATTTTTTAAGGAAGATTCGATTGAAGATGTATTTTGTAAGGTGCTAACAAAGAATGATGACAGCGGGCGCCATGGTGTCTTAATACCAGTTTACGCCTATCATCTTTTCCCAGACTTTATCAATTTTAATCCCGAAGATAAACAGAACTATGAAGCTCGTATTGTTACGCATTGGAAAGAATCTACAGGGTGGGAAAAAAAAGAAAGTAAATGGAAACACTACCATAGGTATCCTGAAAGAAGGATGACCAGTTTATCCCCAGAATTATTAAATAACAAGAAAGATGGTACTATTCTAGTATTCGGAAAATACCGAGATAAATTCGAATATGAGTGTCACATTATTCCTCCAAGTAGTGAACATTACGATCAAGTCATCGACCTTTTTGGATTGAACTATTTAAACAATCGAGTAGAGGGATCTGCTCTCCTTCCGTTCGAAGAAATCTTCCACTCAACTTCCAACAAGAAAATTTTTGAAGAGCTGATGAGTAAAATACAAAAAGTAAACGAAAAAGGTTATATTCAATCACAAAAAAAGGGCGATACAGCAGTTGGCTTCACCTTTGAAGAAGAGTTGGGAATAAAATCTAATAGTAATAAAAATCCTGATTTTAAGGGAATAGAGATAAAATGTGGACGATCAAGACAAATCAAACAGAAAAGGAGAGCTTCTACAGGAAAACAAACGTTATTCTCTTTGGTGCCTAATTGGGGAATATTATCAAGCAGAAGAGACCTTGTTGAAGAATACGGAAAATATGACCCTATAAAAGAGAGAACAGGACTATATTGTACAATAAAACTAACTGGAAACAGTTATGATTGGAAATTAGATATAGATGATACAGAGCAAAAAATCTATTTATGTAACGAAGGTAAAAGAGTAGTCCATTATAATATGTCTGATTTAAAAGACGCATTGGAAAAAAAGCACGGGGAAACCGTGTTTGTGACAGCCCATGCTAAAAATAATAGAGAAGGAATTGAATCCTTCCACTATGATAGTGTAGTTCACTGTAGAGAAGTACAATTTAAAGAATTTATTAACTTAATCAAAGAGAACCAAGTTGGAATTGATTTCGCAATTCACAAAAAAAATGGAAAAGTTAGAGATCATGGTTTCTTATGGCGTTTAGAAAACAAGAAATATTTGCTTAGATTGTTTAGATATGTACGGGAAGTTATGTAA
- a CDS encoding protein kinase domain-containing protein, producing MAIVHQAGSTASDGEKLLIRELKASLPDDFHIYHNFEIPSSNGQFFEYDVVVVAPHAIYVIEDKYWHGEIAGNDAKITLGASIKNNPIGQVSRQAKILKSYLANKDPFLSSIWIEDVIHFSGRNVRISVKGNSKKKMHTLKSIKSFIQSPDKISGSVRNPAFTTKLQERALQLFSIFDPIRNNEKGFREFKVKDDKIAQTELYNEYIVYQPDIRSKPEFLLREFFMDPYLSGDDQKRQMHLIKNDYQTLYQLEDVKGIVQPKTGFVPDGDESRFCVVYPAPKGTPLVEWFLTDSQIGESKTRALFVQALNILKEVHKHGIIHRNLTSSNILVDSEDQLFLQNFEFSRVRDASTKSTIMTKTLAESLDDRYTPLRVRGDFSLANESSDLYSLARIFYDLLLGSDENTIETTNGLLPELPNVKDQELLRVIQKMGHDHSNQWYEYASEALEDLKKDETKPSSSSESVVDDKVIYEAGKDIEGRFLIEERLGQGGTSNVYKAFVIPRQESMAIKVMKRNVANENVALDEYHRLKTLDHPNIAKAYDVDSIYNGSQIVLKMEYIPGKSIQQLIDEGADFSITKVINWAKEILDALCYLQDRPEPIVHADIKPGNIMVNDGNIVLIDFNISRKQDDSRLLGATPRYSAPDVHTIGIDASIDTFSLGVLLYELLSNGEHPYQNGQPDLGVEPTPLTDYRKSISQELNSWIGKACASLKQDRFKSPKEMLDELNEIHKIFKDVKITEPKIDLKNITPLSPSINKNYCNHLIPYYQSLYSQSAISNKGTRGLDRFAEANYIDTRLDQKLRQSIIDGKYQLVIITGNAGDGKTAFIQRLENILLKNGGKITAEKGNGKEIEFQQVKLITNYDGSQDEGEVLNKKVLEDFFQPFTTDNAFEQSFEDKKEVRLIAINEGRLMEFLDDSKYHHLFQTVEGYLRKRVNDVGEFALVNLNWRSVVARTEEEPSIVEKLMNQFADLNVIKDCDVCTDEFICPTCFNIKTLNDETIGPQVKENIRRVFELVHLRKKFHITMRDIRSALSYIIYGSKSSKEMKQLMKDGSLKSLQEISNMYYYNSMFNAGNSSDRLMKELQDIDVSKVAIPQIEKKLSQTSSSDQKMYATKDFDGVEKEANVLDAFYKQKPLEQEQLTNLYRVKQFKHFVQMSKRKYFFESLNQDSRLPYPSFKRFSKLFEDNEDLVEVRDQILQAISFTEGILKPLKGSLSLRESKWRTEDLLSMRVYPKDDFKLEMLTLGDGFDFIEYEPDAFKLVYKPNKRISFEVTLDLYELFHKVNQGYVPTAYELRGAFMNLSIFKRQLLSQRYEEIILSDHTGRYIAKKDGKKLVLVTIEEGGSEQ from the coding sequence ATGGCAATTGTTCATCAGGCTGGAAGTACTGCTTCCGATGGCGAGAAACTGTTAATAAGAGAGCTAAAAGCATCGCTACCAGATGATTTTCATATCTATCATAATTTTGAGATTCCATCATCGAATGGACAATTTTTTGAATATGATGTTGTTGTGGTAGCCCCCCATGCGATTTATGTTATTGAAGATAAATACTGGCACGGAGAAATAGCTGGTAATGATGCGAAAATAACACTTGGAGCTTCTATCAAGAACAATCCTATTGGACAAGTATCTAGACAGGCAAAAATATTAAAATCGTATCTAGCTAATAAAGATCCATTTTTATCTAGTATTTGGATAGAGGATGTGATCCATTTTAGCGGACGTAATGTGCGAATTTCTGTTAAAGGGAATAGTAAAAAGAAGATGCACACGCTAAAATCAATCAAAAGCTTCATCCAATCACCAGATAAAATAAGTGGGAGTGTCCGTAATCCTGCTTTTACTACGAAATTACAAGAGCGGGCTTTGCAGTTATTCAGTATCTTTGACCCGATCAGGAATAATGAGAAAGGGTTTCGTGAGTTCAAAGTTAAGGACGATAAAATTGCGCAAACAGAGTTATACAATGAATATATTGTGTATCAGCCGGATATTAGGAGTAAGCCAGAATTTCTTTTGCGTGAATTTTTTATGGATCCATATCTTTCTGGTGATGACCAAAAGCGTCAAATGCATTTAATCAAAAATGATTACCAGACCTTATATCAATTAGAAGATGTTAAAGGAATTGTGCAGCCAAAAACAGGATTTGTACCAGACGGGGATGAAAGTCGTTTTTGTGTAGTTTATCCCGCTCCTAAAGGAACACCGTTAGTAGAATGGTTTTTAACCGATAGCCAGATAGGTGAATCTAAAACACGAGCACTTTTCGTTCAAGCTTTGAACATCTTAAAAGAGGTTCATAAGCACGGTATTATTCATCGTAACTTAACATCTTCGAATATTTTAGTGGATAGCGAAGATCAGTTATTCTTGCAGAATTTTGAGTTTTCCCGTGTAAGAGACGCTTCAACGAAATCAACCATAATGACGAAAACATTAGCGGAAAGTTTGGATGATCGATATACACCATTACGCGTCCGGGGTGATTTTTCACTAGCGAATGAGAGTTCTGATCTCTATTCGTTAGCGAGGATCTTTTATGATTTACTTTTGGGTTCTGATGAAAACACAATTGAAACAACGAATGGATTATTACCAGAGCTTCCTAATGTAAAAGACCAAGAACTTTTGAGAGTGATTCAAAAGATGGGACATGATCACTCTAATCAATGGTACGAATATGCATCTGAAGCTTTGGAAGATTTGAAAAAAGATGAAACAAAACCTTCAAGTTCATCCGAAAGTGTCGTAGACGATAAGGTTATTTATGAAGCGGGAAAAGATATTGAAGGACGCTTTTTGATTGAAGAACGACTTGGTCAAGGTGGGACGAGTAACGTATATAAAGCGTTTGTCATTCCAAGACAGGAAAGCATGGCTATAAAAGTGATGAAACGTAATGTTGCAAACGAAAATGTAGCATTAGACGAATACCATCGTTTGAAAACGCTTGATCACCCAAATATCGCAAAAGCCTATGATGTCGATAGTATTTATAACGGCAGTCAAATAGTTTTAAAAATGGAATACATACCTGGTAAGTCGATTCAGCAGCTAATCGATGAAGGTGCAGACTTTTCAATTACGAAGGTAATCAACTGGGCGAAGGAAATATTAGATGCATTATGTTACTTGCAGGATCGTCCTGAGCCGATCGTTCATGCTGATATTAAGCCAGGTAACATCATGGTTAATGATGGAAATATTGTATTAATTGATTTTAACATTAGTAGAAAACAAGATGACTCTAGATTATTAGGGGCAACTCCTAGGTACTCTGCACCTGATGTGCATACGATTGGTATAGATGCAAGTATTGATACTTTTTCATTAGGGGTGCTTTTGTATGAGCTTCTTAGTAATGGAGAGCATCCTTATCAAAATGGACAGCCAGATCTTGGGGTTGAGCCAACACCTTTAACTGATTATCGTAAAAGTATTTCACAAGAATTGAATTCTTGGATTGGGAAAGCATGTGCTTCATTAAAACAAGATCGATTTAAATCTCCGAAGGAAATGCTAGATGAATTAAATGAAATTCATAAAATATTTAAAGATGTAAAGATTACAGAGCCAAAAATAGATTTGAAAAATATTACTCCTTTATCTCCTAGCATCAATAAAAATTATTGTAATCATTTAATTCCTTATTACCAGAGCCTTTATAGCCAAAGCGCAATTAGTAATAAAGGGACAAGAGGCTTAGATAGGTTTGCAGAAGCAAATTATATTGATACACGTCTTGATCAAAAGCTACGTCAATCGATTATCGATGGAAAATATCAGCTTGTGATCATCACAGGGAATGCAGGGGATGGAAAGACAGCTTTCATTCAACGTCTTGAAAATATACTGCTAAAAAATGGTGGTAAAATTACGGCTGAAAAAGGAAATGGGAAAGAAATTGAATTTCAGCAAGTAAAACTAATCACCAATTATGACGGTTCACAGGATGAAGGAGAAGTGTTAAACAAGAAAGTATTAGAAGACTTCTTCCAACCTTTTACAACAGACAATGCATTTGAACAAAGCTTTGAAGATAAAAAAGAGGTTCGTTTAATTGCCATCAATGAAGGGCGTTTAATGGAATTTCTCGATGATTCCAAATATCATCACTTGTTTCAAACTGTAGAAGGCTATCTTCGTAAGCGAGTGAATGATGTAGGTGAGTTTGCACTTGTCAATTTGAATTGGAGGTCCGTCGTTGCTAGAACAGAAGAAGAGCCCTCGATTGTCGAGAAACTAATGAATCAATTTGCAGACCTTAATGTCATTAAAGATTGTGATGTATGTACGGATGAATTTATCTGTCCGACATGCTTTAACATAAAAACATTGAATGATGAAACGATTGGTCCACAAGTGAAGGAGAACATTCGTCGTGTATTTGAGTTGGTTCATTTACGGAAAAAATTCCACATTACGATGCGTGATATCCGATCTGCATTGTCATATATAATTTACGGATCAAAATCTAGCAAAGAAATGAAACAACTTATGAAAGATGGATCGTTAAAAAGCTTACAAGAAATAAGCAATATGTATTATTACAATTCTATGTTTAATGCAGGTAATAGTAGTGACCGTTTGATGAAAGAACTACAGGATATTGATGTATCAAAGGTGGCAATTCCACAGATTGAGAAAAAGCTGTCTCAAACAAGTAGTAGTGACCAAAAAATGTATGCAACTAAAGACTTTGATGGGGTTGAAAAAGAAGCAAACGTACTTGATGCTTTTTATAAGCAAAAGCCGCTCGAACAAGAGCAGTTAACCAACCTTTATCGTGTCAAGCAATTCAAGCACTTTGTTCAAATGAGCAAACGAAAATATTTCTTTGAGTCTTTAAATCAGGATTCTAGATTACCATATCCTTCCTTTAAACGTTTTTCAAAGTTATTTGAGGATAATGAAGACTTAGTGGAAGTGCGTGACCAAATTCTGCAGGCTATTTCATTTACTGAAGGAATCCTTAAACCGCTAAAAGGCTCTTTAAGTTTACGTGAAAGTAAATGGAGGACAGAAGATTTACTCAGTATGCGCGTGTATCCAAAGGATGACTTCAAGCTAGAAATGTTAACACTTGGAGATGGATTCGATTTTATTGAATACGAGCCAGATGCGTTTAAGTTGGTGTATAAACCTAATAAAAGGATTAGCTTTGAGGTAACACTAGATTTATATGAGCTATTTCATAAAGTGAATCAGGGCTATGTACCAACTGCTTATGAACTGCGTGGTGCTTTTATGAACCTATCTATTTTTAAGAGACAGCTGTTAAGTCAGCGATATGAAGAGATTATTTTATCGGATCATACTGGTAGATATATTGCCAAAAAAGATGGAAAGAAATTGGTGCTGGTAACGATTGAGGAAGGAGGTTCTGAACAGTGA
- a CDS encoding ATP-binding protein has protein sequence MNINLTPNPRILQMLGQIDFENWQCIAELIDNSVDALLKDFKMNGEYKGEIMVDIPKHSEFIKGRPITVWDNGPGMDVTQLENALKAGFSSNDPVSNLGLFGMGFNIATARIGQKTTVYSSKKGATEEVGIEIDFAEMAQSQSFIRPVLTRPKDNSYTSGTTIKIYQLKDRVSHLGQQGLASLRKKLNSVYSKLLRDHSVDIIINGENLIPNKKCIWAPERYVVRNGEKIFSYIEVDEDLGNMYFCSNCWLWLDTPHIEGESPVCRICDSSTLVNKRERKLTGWLGIQRYFDMENFGVDFYRNGRLIVNNDKSFFNWKNPETGEVVLEYPIDTTHWGGRIVGELEANFLTVTYTKDSIEKNDQHWDSVVKRLRGEAPIRPKIASTKGYPKNITPIARLFSGYRKGKKPGYEDLLPGKYNHKYNKWEASNAEPKAWAELFYKGDENYQDDTKWWQMVEEAEAGRRSSTGDPTDPTDPTDPTDPTDPTDPTDPTDPTDPTDPTDPTDPEEKTNPEKDISIDDEIDDGNPKKEKTELLIKDETLSGQYSLDDLEEEPILLDVFIDPSLNDDRPLIVEKLSRSNYRTYYNENSPLFLKHGNSVKDCILMELSNSLFLRKNDPEEWPFSRIFYNLKNVYSIDEALDVDTVKERINLLLLEIKQILSNSNKDLDEERELDKEDLKALQRSVLNKLGEGDNRVKQLVKTTEYLTYMPNKYVIKFFKEYPEMFFDGVVWNRPYNEISDEEIQEEIVDEFYAYLSDLLWILESEGEKYNMSRFKRNVGSLVVLEEITFNG, from the coding sequence GGTGAAATAATGGTGGATATACCTAAGCATTCAGAATTCATAAAAGGGCGGCCTATTACTGTTTGGGATAATGGGCCGGGAATGGATGTAACACAATTAGAAAACGCATTGAAAGCAGGTTTTAGTAGTAATGATCCCGTTTCAAATTTGGGTTTGTTTGGCATGGGGTTCAACATAGCGACTGCAAGGATTGGTCAAAAAACAACTGTCTATAGTTCAAAAAAGGGAGCTACAGAAGAAGTAGGTATAGAAATTGATTTTGCAGAAATGGCACAAAGTCAGAGTTTTATAAGACCAGTTTTAACTAGACCTAAGGATAACTCCTACACTAGTGGGACAACAATTAAAATATACCAATTAAAAGATAGAGTTAGCCACCTAGGGCAGCAAGGACTTGCTTCACTAAGAAAAAAACTTAATTCTGTCTACTCAAAATTATTACGTGATCATAGTGTTGATATAATAATTAATGGGGAAAATCTCATTCCAAACAAAAAATGTATATGGGCTCCTGAACGATATGTTGTAAGAAATGGTGAAAAAATATTCTCCTATATTGAAGTAGATGAAGATTTAGGTAACATGTATTTTTGCTCCAATTGTTGGTTATGGTTAGACACACCTCACATAGAAGGTGAATCTCCTGTTTGTCGAATTTGTGATTCAAGCACATTAGTCAATAAAAGAGAAAGAAAACTTACAGGTTGGTTAGGGATACAAAGATATTTTGATATGGAAAACTTTGGTGTTGATTTTTATCGGAATGGAAGACTGATTGTTAATAATGATAAATCGTTTTTTAATTGGAAGAATCCAGAAACAGGGGAAGTTGTACTAGAGTATCCTATTGATACTACTCATTGGGGTGGCCGAATTGTAGGAGAGCTAGAAGCAAACTTTCTAACTGTTACATACACTAAAGACAGTATCGAAAAAAACGATCAACATTGGGATTCGGTTGTCAAACGTCTTCGAGGAGAGGCACCTATCAGGCCGAAGATCGCATCTACAAAAGGATATCCTAAGAATATCACTCCAATAGCACGCTTGTTTAGTGGTTATAGAAAAGGGAAAAAGCCTGGCTATGAGGATCTCCTTCCCGGGAAGTACAATCATAAATATAACAAGTGGGAAGCAAGTAATGCAGAACCTAAGGCGTGGGCTGAATTATTTTATAAAGGTGACGAAAACTATCAGGATGATACTAAGTGGTGGCAAATGGTCGAAGAAGCTGAAGCAGGCAGAAGATCCAGTACCGGAGACCCAACAGACCCAACAGACCCAACAGACCCAACAGACCCAACAGACCCAACAGACCCAACAGACCCGACAGATCCGACAGATCCGACAGATCCGACAGATCCGACAGACCCAGAAGAAAAAACTAATCCCGAAAAAGATATTTCTATTGATGATGAAATAGATGATGGAAACCCTAAAAAAGAAAAAACGGAACTACTAATTAAAGATGAAACTTTAAGTGGGCAATATTCTTTGGATGACCTTGAAGAAGAACCAATACTCCTAGATGTTTTTATTGATCCATCACTGAATGATGATCGCCCACTTATAGTAGAAAAACTTAGTCGATCCAATTATCGCACTTACTATAATGAGAATTCTCCATTATTTCTTAAACATGGAAACAGTGTTAAGGACTGTATCCTGATGGAACTATCGAATAGTTTATTTTTAAGAAAAAACGATCCTGAGGAATGGCCATTTTCAAGAATATTTTATAATTTAAAGAATGTATACAGTATTGATGAAGCATTAGATGTCGACACTGTTAAAGAAAGAATTAATTTACTCTTGTTGGAAATTAAGCAAATATTAAGCAATTCCAACAAGGATTTAGATGAAGAAAGAGAATTAGATAAAGAAGATTTAAAAGCTTTACAACGGTCAGTATTGAATAAATTAGGTGAAGGTGATAATAGGGTTAAACAGTTGGTCAAAACAACTGAGTACTTAACATATATGCCTAATAAGTATGTTATTAAATTTTTTAAAGAGTATCCAGAAATGTTTTTTGATGGTGTTGTTTGGAATAGGCCATATAATGAAATAAGTGATGAGGAAATCCAAGAGGAAATTGTGGACGAGTTTTACGCATATCTTTCAGATTTACTATGGATTTTAGAAAGTGAAGGTGAGAAATATAATATGTCTAGATTTAAAAGAAATGTAGGAAGTCTTGTTGTCTTAGAGGAGATTACATTTAATGGATAA
- a CDS encoding helix-turn-helix domain-containing protein: MEKALSTEFGTNVSRIRKDCGFTQQKLAEKANIDRSYLLKIEIGEANPSLSVILRLADSLKTTPYKLLETD, from the coding sequence TTGGAAAAAGCACTTTCAACCGAATTTGGGACCAATGTTTCTCGGATTAGAAAAGACTGTGGTTTTACACAACAAAAGTTAGCTGAAAAAGCAAATATTGATAGAAGCTATCTTCTCAAAATTGAAATAGGGGAAGCAAACCCCTCGCTATCAGTTATTCTTCGTTTGGCTGATTCGCTCAAAACTACACCATATAAGTTATTAGAAACAGATTAA
- a CDS encoding helix-turn-helix domain-containing protein yields the protein MSIDWKKELAINIRNRRKELGLTQNDLAKKVGIGRTTISRIENEFHNPYLDTLEKLAKALEIDPKNLFRTD from the coding sequence ATGAGTATTGATTGGAAGAAAGAGTTAGCGATCAATATACGGAACAGGAGGAAAGAACTAGGCCTCACGCAAAATGATTTAGCAAAAAAAGTTGGAATTGGTAGGACCACTATTTCAAGAATAGAAAATGAGTTTCACAATCCATATTTAGATACTTTAGAAAAGTTAGCCAAAGCACTGGAAATTGACCCTAAAAACCTTTTTAGAACCGATTGA
- a CDS encoding DEAD/DEAH box helicase family protein: MDKWGFLGTERVFNGPWQAFERALGRLLVHKGWEHVAVVGGSGDNGADVIASNGKKEMVYQVKYRSKGGAVGKEIVEDVKRAMEFYNINNGCVVTNGYLSKGALDYLKNLKKSAYNVSFIEGRRLLAINDNLPLWPVSNHELREYQALALNSILQSFRNGDRSALLVLATGLGKTFVAGKFLSQVYRRYSDMKVLILANKDDLIKQFDTALWPHLPKGIATHLWDEQEKPKFNEGTTLATFQSVFNQIKSNRSLPDYNIVIIDECHHAGADTYKAVIEHISPDFLLGMTATPFRTDDRDITEIFGKPVYSMDIIKGMKHGFLARVDYRIYTDNIDWDFVEKNSKKSLTVKDLNKKLFIPSRDDEIITLIKNVWEKERVNRAILFCASIEHCMQMEKSLLSYGYKARALFAGLDPWAREKYLREFRQGKIDMLLAVDILNEGIDIPEVDLVIFLRVTHSRIIFLQQLGRGLRLSPGKKKVTVLDFVTDIKRVASLLSLSKQGKEYKEDGVEVLDLNNFSINFSDTTSESLLEAIIKDKFEIEDYDDASELFLP, translated from the coding sequence ATGGATAAATGGGGTTTTTTGGGAACTGAAAGGGTCTTTAATGGCCCTTGGCAAGCTTTTGAGAGGGCCCTGGGAAGATTATTGGTTCATAAAGGTTGGGAGCATGTAGCTGTAGTTGGGGGTTCAGGTGATAACGGTGCTGATGTAATTGCTTCAAATGGAAAGAAAGAAATGGTTTATCAAGTCAAATATAGAAGTAAAGGCGGTGCAGTCGGTAAGGAGATTGTTGAAGATGTTAAGCGGGCGATGGAGTTTTACAATATTAATAATGGTTGTGTAGTTACCAATGGATATTTAAGTAAGGGAGCACTAGATTATCTGAAAAATCTTAAGAAGAGTGCATATAATGTTTCATTTATTGAAGGTAGAAGGCTGTTAGCTATCAATGACAACCTCCCATTATGGCCGGTTTCTAATCATGAACTTAGAGAATATCAAGCTCTTGCGCTAAATAGCATTTTACAGTCTTTCAGAAATGGGGACCGTTCTGCTTTATTAGTGCTCGCAACAGGGCTCGGGAAAACTTTTGTAGCTGGAAAATTTTTATCTCAAGTTTATCGAAGATATAGTGACATGAAAGTATTAATATTAGCAAATAAAGATGATTTAATAAAACAGTTTGATACAGCATTATGGCCACACTTGCCAAAAGGGATTGCGACTCACTTATGGGATGAACAGGAAAAACCTAAATTTAATGAGGGAACTACATTAGCTACATTCCAGAGTGTATTTAATCAGATTAAATCCAATAGATCACTTCCAGATTATAATATTGTTATCATAGATGAATGCCATCACGCGGGAGCAGATACTTATAAAGCAGTTATTGAACATATATCACCTGATTTTTTACTTGGGATGACTGCAACGCCTTTCAGGACAGATGATAGGGATATTACAGAGATATTTGGTAAACCTGTTTACTCTATGGATATTATTAAAGGGATGAAACATGGTTTCCTTGCAAGAGTGGATTATCGTATTTACACAGATAATATTGATTGGGACTTTGTAGAAAAAAATAGCAAGAAATCGTTAACTGTAAAGGATTTAAATAAAAAATTATTTATCCCAAGTAGAGACGATGAAATTATTACTCTAATTAAAAATGTTTGGGAAAAAGAAAGAGTTAATAGAGCAATTTTATTCTGTGCTAGCATAGAACATTGTATGCAAATGGAAAAAAGCTTGTTAAGTTATGGTTATAAAGCAAGGGCTTTATTTGCTGGCTTAGATCCGTGGGCACGAGAAAAGTATCTCAGGGAATTTAGACAAGGAAAAATCGATATGCTATTGGCAGTAGATATATTGAATGAAGGAATAGATATTCCTGAAGTTGATCTAGTTATCTTTTTGAGAGTAACACATAGTCGTATTATTTTTTTACAACAGTTAGGAAGAGGACTACGATTGAGCCCAGGAAAGAAAAAAGTGACAGTTTTAGATTTTGTAACTGATATAAAAAGGGTTGCTTCTTTATTAAGCTTATCTAAACAAGGTAAAGAATATAAAGAAGATGGTGTAGAAGTATTAGATTTAAATAATTTCAGTATAAACTTTAGTGATACAACTTCCGAATCTTTACTAGAAGCAATTATAAAAGACAAATTTGAAATTGAAGATTATGATGATGCTTCTGAATTGTTTTTACCTTAG
- a CDS encoding DNA cytosine methyltransferase translates to MSKYAIDLFCGAGGMSEGLIQSGFHILFSSDINEDVERTYTRRHHQLGLEQGVNTYFQRADISELTGENILGSIQRLSIFRGRDIPEIDAIFGGPPCQGFSLAGRRNRNDPRNMLFREYVRVISEIEPKYVVMENVEGFLNTRLDGFIGLQGDVYANNSLVTEILYSELNAIGYTVLPTRVMDAAHFGVPQRRRRAIFLAYKNDETPPEYPLGNEEQITVAEAISDLRDEGDLFPQSNYQLMSREGRTPTIIEASADDIIFGDPLNNFNDFNNHEISKHSSIVQERLSLFNEGESTVALIKRIQLQGLSNISKNYPNLTNFSFKKQSNYQTIEKMEEAFRDGSVPVDILKIFLSKKSNRYRLDRESVSPTVVTLPDDYIVPFDNRIPTVRELARLQSFDDSFRFLGKRTTGGPRRRVEVPQYTQVGNAVPPLLAKAIADQIMIALNHENINNGHLTNI, encoded by the coding sequence ATGTCAAAATATGCAATAGACCTCTTTTGTGGCGCAGGGGGTATGAGCGAAGGTCTAATTCAATCTGGCTTTCATATATTGTTCTCAAGTGATATAAATGAGGATGTGGAGAGAACATACACTAGAAGACACCATCAGCTTGGCTTAGAGCAGGGGGTAAACACATATTTCCAAAGAGCAGATATATCTGAATTAACTGGTGAAAATATATTAGGTAGTATACAAAGACTTTCAATTTTTCGTGGGAGGGATATACCTGAAATAGATGCTATTTTTGGAGGCCCACCTTGCCAGGGATTTAGTTTGGCTGGTCGACGCAATAGAAACGATCCTAGAAATATGTTGTTTAGAGAGTATGTTAGAGTAATTTCAGAAATAGAACCTAAATATGTGGTAATGGAAAATGTAGAGGGCTTTTTGAATACACGCTTAGATGGTTTTATAGGCTTACAAGGAGATGTTTACGCGAACAATAGTTTAGTTACTGAAATTTTATATAGTGAGTTAAACGCAATAGGTTATACGGTATTGCCTACAAGGGTAATGGATGCCGCCCATTTCGGAGTTCCACAGAGACGGAGAAGAGCAATTTTTCTTGCATATAAGAATGATGAAACTCCTCCTGAATACCCACTAGGTAATGAGGAGCAAATTACTGTAGCTGAAGCTATCAGTGACTTAAGAGATGAGGGTGACCTCTTCCCTCAATCAAATTATCAACTAATGTCTCGTGAAGGAAGAACCCCAACTATAATTGAAGCCAGTGCAGACGATATTATTTTTGGAGATCCTTTAAATAATTTTAATGATTTTAACAACCATGAAATTTCAAAACATTCTTCTATTGTACAAGAGAGATTAAGTTTGTTTAATGAGGGTGAATCTACTGTAGCTCTTATCAAAAGGATCCAATTACAAGGGTTATCTAATATTTCGAAAAACTATCCTAACTTGACTAACTTTAGTTTTAAAAAGCAATCCAATTATCAAACTATTGAAAAAATGGAAGAAGCTTTTCGAGACGGGTCCGTACCAGTAGATATATTGAAGATTTTTTTATCCAAGAAAAGCAACAGATATAGATTAGATCGAGAAAGCGTCTCTCCTACCGTTGTCACTTTGCCTGATGATTACATTGTTCCTTTTGATAATAGGATACCTACAGTAAGAGAGTTAGCAAGGCTTCAAAGTTTTGATGATAGTTTTAGATTTTTGGGTAAGAGGACTACTGGCGGCCCGAGAAGAAGAGTAGAAGTTCCACAATATACTCAAGTTGGTAACGCAGTACCTCCATTACTCGCTAAAGCAATAGCAGATCAAATAATGATAGCTTTAAATCACGAAAACATTAATAATGGCCATCTTACCAATATATAG